From one Lolium rigidum isolate FL_2022 chromosome 4, APGP_CSIRO_Lrig_0.1, whole genome shotgun sequence genomic stretch:
- the LOC124705479 gene encoding berberine bridge enzyme-like Cyn d 4, which produces MAMLKGSAIAFLVSCVSCYLISVPSLASSDEFLQCLREKIPSELVYAQSSSNFTDVLVSSIKNPKFFTNATVKPVCIVTPSDASHVQAAVLCGRKLNVRLRVRSGGHDYEGLSYRSACPYEVFGVVDLAKLRAVSVNQSESTAWVGSGATIGELYYAIAKNNSQVAFPAGECPTIGVGGHFSGGGVGMIMRKHGLSIDKVVDAKLVNANGELLDRAGMGEDLFWAIRGGGGGSFGVVLSWKVQLVQVPPTVTVFSIGKTLEQGAIDILTKWQDVGPSLPSDLNLKVKVQGQEALFMALYLGTCSSLVSTMDEQFPELNMTSTDCRTMTWLESAALSFTDMSSTGTVEDALLSRAPSMSIFTKGKSDYVRRAISKDAWKSIFSWFAMNGSGLIMLEPHGGFMDTVPAAATPYPHRCGVLYVIQYIVFWQGDGGAPATTWLAKFYDFMGHHVSKKPRQAYVNFRDLDIGQNPAVVDGNVSTFESGKAWGERYFMDNYHRLASVKAAVDPTDYFRNEQSVPPLLHGSK; this is translated from the coding sequence ATGGCTATGCTCAAAGGCTCAGCAATCGCCTTCCTTGTGAGCTGCGTCTCATGCTACCTGATCTCGGTCCCTTCCCTAGCTTCCTCTGATGAGTTCCTGCAATGCCTACGGGAGAAGATACCTAGCGAGCTCGTCTACGCGCAGAGCTCCAGCAACTTCACCGACGTGCTGGTCTCCTCCATCAAGAACCCCAAGTTCTTCACCAACGCCACCGTGAAGCCGGTCTGCATCGTCACGCCGAGCGACGCCTCCCACGTCCAGGCCGCTGTGCTGTGCGGCCGCAAGCTGAACGTGCGTCTCCGCGTGCGCAGCGGCGGTCACGACTACGAGGGCCTGTCCTACCGGTCGGCATGTCCCTACGAGGTGTTCGGGGTGGTCGACCTCGCCAAGCTCCGGGCCGTCAGCGTCAACCAGTCCGAGTCCACGGCTTGGGTCGGCTCCGGCGCGACCATCGGGGAGCTGTACTACGCCATCGCGAAGAACAACTCGCAGGTCGCGTTCCCGGCGGGGGAGTGCCCGACCATCGGCGTGGGCGGCCACTTCAGCGGCGGAGGCGTCGGGATGATCATGCGCAAGCATGGCCTCTCCATCGACAAGGTCGTCGACGCCAAACTGGTCAACGCCAACGGGGAACTCCTGGACAGGGCCGGCATGGGGGAGGACCTCTTCTGGGCcatccgaggcggcggcggcgggagcttcGGCGTCGTGCTCTCCTGGAAGGTCCAGCTCGTGCAGGTCCCGCCGACGGTGACGGTGTTCAGCATCGGGAAGACCCTTGAGCAGGGCGCCATAGACATCCTCACCAAATGGCAAGACGTCGGGCCATCGCTCCCCTCCGACCTCAACTTAAAGGTGAAAGTGCAGGGGCAGGAAGCACTGTTCATGGCCCTGTACCTCGGCACGTGCAGCTCCCTCGTGTCGACGATGGACGAGCAGTTCCCGGAGCTCAACATGACGAGCACCGACTGCCGGACGATGACCTGGCTCGAGTCCGCGGCCCTGTCATTCACGGACATGAGCAGCACCGGCACGGTTGAGGACGCGCTCCTGAGCAGGGCCCCCAGCATGAGCATCTTCACCAAGGGCAAGTCCGATTACGTCCGGCGCGCCATCTCCAAGGACGCGTGGAAGAGCATCTTCTCATGGTTCGCGATGAACGGCTCCGGGCTCATCATGCTGGAGCCCCACGGCGGGTTCATGGACACCGTCCCCGCCGCCGCGACGCCGTACCCGCACCGCTGCGGGGTGCTGTACGTCATCCAGTACATCGTGTTCTGGCAGGGCGACGGCGGTGCGCCGGCTACGACCTGGCTCGCCAAGTTTTACGACTTCATGGGGCACCACGTGAGCAAGAAGCCGAGGCAGGCGTACGTCAACTTCCGGGACCTCGACATCGGCCAGAACCCGGCGGTGGTGGACGGCAACGTAAGCACGTTCGAGAGCGGCAAGGCCTGGGGCGAGCGGTACTTCATGGACAACTACCATAGGCTTGCGTCCGTGAAGGCGGCCGTGGATCCGACAGACTACTTCAGAAACGAGCAGAGCGTCCCGCCGCTGCTCCATGGAAGCAAGTGA